In Saprospiraceae bacterium, the sequence CATAAATATCCCGCGCATTCTAAGATCCACCTGAGCCAATTGGTGGTCACTGCCTATGAGGTCTCCCTCCTTGGTTCGGTAGATCGAAAGCACATCTTCCTTCACAGTAGAACCGAAAAAATAATTAATTGAAGGCCCTATTTCCCATTTTCGCGATCTATAGATGGTAGCCACGTGTAGCATCCCGAAAGACCCATACCTATTTTTAAGCTGGTCGATCGGTGAGCCAAATCCATATCCCAATGAGATAACTGCTCGGGGTGTAACACTGTCTGCTTGAGCCCAAATAGAGCCACTAATCAGAGATATCCATGTTAACACAAACCATTTTAGCTGCACCAGGCAAAATTAGATAAAATAAACAGGCAGGGACTCTCTGAATATGACTATAAATCGTCGAGAAATTGAAAGTAGGTTTCAGATGACCTTCCTAGTCGACCTTTTAGCCGTTTGTTATACTAAGCATCCTGCAAAAAAGTTGATTATCATGGCTTTATAAGCTATATTTGCGCCTCTTTTCTTACAATGGTTGAAAAAAAAATACTGATTACCGGTGCAGCTGGTTTTTTGGGATCACATCTCTGTGATCGATTTATTGCAGAAGGGTACCATGTTATAGGCATGGACAATCTGATCACAGGTAGTCTCAGGAATATCGAGCACTTGTTCAAACTAAAAGAATTCGAATTTTATCATCACGATGTGAGTCGATTCGTGCACGTGCCTGGCAAACTGGACTTCATCCTTCATTTTGCTTCACCCGCCAGTCCTATCGACTATTTAAAGATGCCAATTCAAACTTTAAAGGTTGGGTCGTTGGGTACGCACAACCTTCTCGGATTGGCTAAAGAAAAAAAATCCCGCATCTTGATTGCCTCCACCTCAGAAGTATATGGAGATCCATTAGAACATCCGCAGCGTGAAGAATATTGGGGCAATGTCAATCCGATCGGACCTAGAGGAGTCTATGACGAAGCTAAAAGATTTCAGGAAGCAATCACCATGGCTTATCACAATTATCATGGTCTTGAAACCCGAATTGTGAGGATTTTTAATACTTATGGTCCGAGGATGAGGGTGGAAGACGGCAGAGCTTTACCAGCATTTTTTTCTCAGGCTATAAGAGGAGAGGATTTAACCGTGTTTGGAGACGGGATGCAGACCAGGTCATTTTGTTATGTTGATGATCTTATAGACGGTATCTACAGATTATTGTTGAGCGACTATCATCTTCCGGTCAACATCGGTAATCCGGATGAAATCACTCTCAAGGAGGCCGCTGAAGAAGTGTTGAGCCTGGTCGGTGGCAAATCAAAACTACTATATCTTCCTCTGCCAGTGGATGATCCCAAGACCAGGCGACCGGATATCACCAAGGCTCAAAACCTCCTCGGGTGGCAGCCTAAAATAAATCGTACCGAGGGCTTTAAACATACATTGGATTATTTTAAACAAATTTTGGATTGATGAAAGAAAATAAAACCATTTGGGTCACTGGTGGGGCTGGTTTTATAGGCTCCCATGTAATTCGTCATTTTCTTAAAAAATACACCTACAATATAGTTAATGTCGATGCCTTGACCTATGCAGGCAATCTATCCAATCTTAAAGATATCGAACATTATAGCAACTATCATTTTGCACATGTAGACATTACTGATCAGGGTGCTATCCAGTCTGTGATCGAAAGACATCCTCCTGATTGGATTATCCATCTTGCTGCAGAATCACATGTTGATCGTTCGATCATGGATCCCCTGGCATTTGTAAAAACCAATGTGATCGGCACAACCAATTTGTTGCTTGCAGCCAAAAATCTTTGGAAGGACCAGACTGACAAATTGTTCTATCATATATCCACGGATGAAGTATTTGGCAGCCTCGGACCTACTGGATTTTTTAATGAGGATACTCCATATGATCCTAGATCCCCATATTCAGCTTCCAAAGCGGCCTCTGATCATCTGGTGAGAGCTTATTATCATACCTATCATTTACCCATAGTCATATCCAATTGTTCGAATAATTACGGTCCATACCAGTTTCCGGAAAAACTCATCCCCATTGTCATACAGAATATTTTGAACAAAAAACCTGTTCCGGTATATGGTGATGGCTCAAATGTCAGAGATTGGTTATACGTGCAGGATCATGTGGAGGCGATTGATCTGATTGCACACAAGGGAAAAAGAGGGGATACCTATGCTATCGGCGGGCATAATGAATTGAAAAATATAGATTTAGTGCGATTGTTGTGTTCTATTATGGATCAAAAGCTTGGCAGACCGGTTGGCGAGTCAGCAGATCTGATCCAATATGTCAAAGACAGACCAGGGCATGATATGCGTTATGCCATAGATGCTTCAAAGCTTGAAAGTGAGCTTCATTGGACACCTAAAATTATGCCCGAAAAAGGAATGGAGATGACGATTGATTGGTACTTGAAAGAAAAAAAATGGCTGCAAGAAGTGACCACAGGTGCTTATCAATCGTATTATACCCAACAATATCAAAATCGATAAAATCAAATGAGCCGTCAACACCATATCAGTCTGTTTAACAATAGAGCACGCTTTCGATGGTTTATCAGTGCACTAGTTACATTTATTTGTTTTTCAATATCCTATGCACAAGTACCTAACTTATTGAATCCTCAGAGAACAGCCTCCTTAGAGTTGACCAGGCGAGGTATCACTGAAAAGGAACTTACTGATAAACTGGCAGAGAAAGGTGTTTTTCTGGACGACCTTCAGAGTATGACGCCTGATGAAGCACTACGGTTTCAGTCTGTCATAGAACAAGCTCTATCTGAATTGGAAGCGGAAAAATCAGGACGAAATTTAGACCAATTTAATGCGTCTGACACTACTGTTCGCCCCCCGGTTAGAAAATCAGTGCTCGATAGTTCTGTGGTTTCCAATCCAGCTGCACCAGTAGCCCAAAAAGTAGATTCCATTCCTTATTTGCCTGCTGTCACGACTTCCAAAACTACCAATACTCAAAGTTCAATCAGAGCCAATCCATTAGACATCTCTGGCCTGGTATACGGGCAGGAAATATTCAAAAACAAAAGTCTGCAAGCTTATAACAAATCAGAAAATATCAAACCACCGGACACCTATGTATTGGGTGTAGGGGATATCGTCAATGTGCACATCTTTGGACGGTCGAAAGTAGATTTTAAAAACCTGGAGATCAATGCCCAGGGATATATTCAACCATCTTCTTTTCCCAGGATATACATAAAAGGTCTAACCTATTCTCAGGCTCGGCAAGTGATAAGACAAAACCTTTCTTCATACTTCGTATTTCAGGCAAATGAGTTTGAAGTCACGATAGACTATTCACGGGAGATAGGTATTAATATATATGGTGAGGCAGAGCAAATCGGTACTTTTAACATGCCCGCCACCAATACTGCTTTCAATGCTTTGGTTGCAGCCGGAGGTCCGAATCGAATCGGAAGTGTGCGCAATATCAAACTGATCAGAGGAAAAACAACCAAAAAGATAGATGTCTATGAATTCATAGCCAATCCGGCAGTAGCTCAAGATCTGTATCTCGAACAAAACGATATCATTTATATTCCTGTCGCAGAAAGGGTAGTGAGCATCACCGGTGCAGTCCGGAGGCCAATGCGTTATGAACTTACCAGTGGAGAAAATTTGATGAAACTTATAGAATTTGCTGCAGGTTTGCGTGAAGATGCTTTCAAAAAAAGTATTCAGATCAGGAGATATGTGGATGATATCGAAAAGATCATTGATGTGCCCTTAAAGGAATTAATGGATGCTAAAGACGATTTTACTTTATTAAGTGGTGATGTGGTCAGCATAAAAACTATTCCCCTTCCATTAGAAGCGGTAGTGATTATCGATGGCCGTGTAGAGACTCCAGGTACTTACGCATTTATTGAAGGTATGCGGATCTCTGACCTCCTTGCAAAAGGATTGGTCAGACGCGGAGCCAAGACAGATCTCGCTTTTTTAATGCGACTCAATGATGACGGTACTTATTCTGTAGAACGCATCAATGTTCAAGCAGTGCTTGATGATCCAACCAGTCCGAGCAATTTAACATTAAGACGCCAGGACAGGCTGTCTATCTATTCTCTGTCTACGTATATCGATGCAGCATATGTCTCGCTCTCTGGGGCGGTGAGACAGGGGGTACGACTGGCATTTGATCCCAATAAAACACTCAGAATTAGTGACCTGATCGTCATGGGGGGAGGATTGGTGGAGGATGCTTTGGATTTTGGATATATCAAGCGCATCAATAAGGACAATTTCGTTGAAAGAGACTATATACTTTTTAATTCAAAGAAAGCTATAGAATCTCCCGGGTCTGCGGATGATCTTTTGCTTGAACCCAATGATGAGCTTATCGTCTACAATGATCGAACCTTTTTTGACCAGACTTTTGTGACCATCTCCGGATCAGTCAGAAGGCCGGGTACTTTTGCATACGGACCAGGGTTTACTCTTAAGGATATTGTCATCCAGGCCGGTGGATTTACGATGGAAGCTGCCACCAATAGGATAGAGGTTTTTAGAGTCGTTTTGGATGAAAACCGACCAACTAAAACAGTGGTAGCCAATCTCACACTTAATAGGGATGTGACCTTAAACGACCAACAGGGTCAGTATGTGCTCAAACCATTTGATCAAATCCAGGTACGCACGGTCCCTGATTTTAAACTTCAGCAGAATGTCACGATTGAAGGAGAAGTTCAGTTTCCAGGTACCTATGCTTTGATAAAAGATAATGAATCTCTGGTCGACCTTTTTAAACGTGCCGGAGGACCTACAGCTGAAGCGTTCATAGATGGAGCTACGCTCTACCGAAGTGAAGACAATACCGGCTATATTGTATTTAGAATGCCCAGAGCATTGAAAGATCCTCAATCGGAGGACAATTTATTTTTAAAAGAGGGCGATAGATTGACTATTCCTAAAATCATAGATTATGTGAGAGTAGAAGGAGCTACTGATGTTGCAGAATTGTATCCTGAAAAAGTAATCGGGGCCAATAATAGGATCAACATTGCTTTTGAACCTAATAGAAATGCTAAATATTATGTAGACCGTTATGCTGCTGGCGTCTCGCGTGATGGTTCCCGAAATCGAATTGTAGTCGAACAGCCTAATGGAAGAATCAAGAAAACCCGAAATTTTGGAATTTTTAAAGTATATCCTAAAATCCAAAAGGGGAGCGTGGTTCGTGTAGGTACCCGAGACTTACCTAGAAAAAGAGTTGACTCGAATGGAGTCGCCGTTGTAAGAAGGACGAAAACTCCAGTCAATTGGAGTAAAGTATTGGCTGATACCATGGCACAAGCCACCGCGGTATTGTCCTTTATCTTATTGATCCAAAACGTGAAATAAACTTAATCCTGTGTTTCGCTAAAATTATTTCTGGAATTAATTAATTCATGATTTTTGATATAATTACACCAGTCGCAACCTGAATCTTCGCACCCTATGTCAAACTGATGGTCAGTAATTTTAGTGTAAGTTTCCTTTATTTGCGAAGCTACCAATGTTAAATCTTCAGGACTATATTCGTATGGTTTACATTCAAATTTTTCAGGTTCTAATTTATTTGGTTGCAAAAACAAAATATTGGCCTGATAAGCATCCCACCTATTTTTAGTGTCATGATCCAATAAGAATTTATAGAAGGCTCCTTGTCTCCAATAATCTCCTCCCTGGCTTCCTTTTTTGGAGGTTCTTGTTTTCTTGATCGAACCGGTACTATCCCCTCGTCCTGATTTAAAATCTACAATGATGGACCGATCACCATATTTCAATACCTGATCAAGCTTGCCATTGATTGGGATACCTTCAAAATTGATCCTGTCGAGGTAATACTCCAATTTATAATCCGTGACATTTTTCCAAAGAGTATGATGTTGTTTAAGAAATAAAGGAAGCTGATGTGAAAATTTCCTAATCAAACCTTCATATTCTTCCTGGGTAAAATACCACTCGTTTCTTTTCATAGAGGATACAAAAAAATCTACGAGATATTCCTCATCAAAAGTTTCGTTTTTCAAAGCCTGGTAAAAATATTCGTGCAAGGCTTCGTGTACACTGATGCCCAGACCCAGGTGAGCATTGATGGCCCTGGGCACTTTGAGTATCTCTTCGAAATAAAATTTTCTTGGACAGTCCAGGTATAGATTGAGCTCGGTGCTACTCATCACAAAAGTCTGCAGAAACTCATCTATGAGCTCGTGGTTGATCAATGCAGGGGGAGTAAGTTTTTTATTTTGAATGAGCAACATCTTTTCTTTGAGCAAGGTGTCAGGTACTTCAGTAGGCCGGGGATCGACCTGGAGGAAATCTCTCAGCTCAGTGACAAAAGTAGACGGCCTCTGCGCATTGTTTTCATTATCAGCCAAAGGCCAGGATACAATGAGTTCTCGACGAGCCCGTGTCATAGCTACATAGAAAAGACGCCTTTCATCATGAGGTTTGTTGGCCCTGGTTTGCTCAATTTGAGATACATGATCCGGTAATTTATAGGGTTGATCGCCAGTGATATTAAATCCTTCCCAGTCAGCAGCGATGGCATACATGATCCAAACTTTTTCATATTCCCTGCCTTTGGCACTGTGAGCAGTGAGCAGATTGACTCCCTGTTCTGAAGAGTAACCTGTTTCAATGGGGAATTTGAGGTCGAAGTTTTCCATTTTGGTAACCCTTCCAAGAAATTTTTCAAGCGTAAGGCCGGGATTTTCTACAATTTCGTTTTTAATCACTTGAAAAAAAGTGTTGATCGATCTTAAATGCCAGGTTCGATCATTGGATTGAAGGGCCCACTGTAACATACCTGATGAGCGAAGGATATCTTCGCATATCGTTGGCAAAGTTTGCACCGGTGGCAATGCCTTTATCCATGTTTGGGTGTTCTGAATAAACTGTGTGAGTATGGATCGATCTTCAAACGTAGCTTCTGGCCAGGAGGCAGGATCCAATATTTTTTCAGCCAGGTTTTTATTGTCCCTGGTCCTTCTTTCGAGAAAGGCGATTTTGGCGACATCATTGGGAGATAAGCCCCAATAAGGAAGGTACATCAGCTGAATCAGATAAGGCTCACCGCTTTGATACATATGATATTCTGCATCGAGATATCGTAGCAAGATCAAAAAATGTTGGATAAATGGCTCCTCTAGAATATTTTTCCCTAACCTTAGATTGACAGGAATCCCCTCCAGTTCAAGCAAATACAATAAATCCTGCATCGTCCGAGTATGACGACAGATGATCGCCAGTTCAGAGAGATTGAGTCCGAGATTTTGATGCCCTTTGCAAAAATCGAAGATAGCCAAAGTCTCCTGTTGCGCATTTTGATACGGTTGTAAAAGAGGGGGTTTGTTCAATGCGGATGTAGTAGAGGCTACCAGCTTTTTACTGATCTTGGCTAATATGTGCGGGGGAATGCTCAACTGTTGATTTTGGACTCGGCCATGCTCCAGTTTTTCAATAACGTGATTGGCAGAATCCAATAAAGCCTGGGTAGATCGAAAGTTTTCTGTGATACATATGATATCGATGGATGGGTACCTGGTGATGATATTTATCAGGTTTTGCTCATCGGCTCCCTGAAATCGGTAGATAGCCTGATCATCGTCACCGACCACAAAGAGATTGGGGTTTTCCCAGTACTCGCACAGTTTAAGTAAGATATTGTTTTGGATAGCGTTGGTGTCCTGAAATTCATCTACCAGGATGTATTGATAATTCTCCTGGTATCGGGCTAAAAGTTCTGGGTGCTCACCGAATGCTTCCTTGACCCTGATGAGCATATCCTGAAAGTCTATCCATTGATTGGCTTGCATTTTGTCCTGGTATGCGTAAAATGTTTGCAATGCATCTATAGCCCGCTCAAACTTGGCTTTGTCCAGGTAATAATCTTTTTTTAAATCCCCTTTTTTTGAATTAGTCAAAGGATTGTGTCTCTGATACAAGTACTTGCCCTCTGTGTGCATTTTGTCTATATAGTCTCTGATGTCTTGAATCAATTTGGGGATATCTCGTTCTTCCTTTTTGATATTCTGATATTGATTGGACAATCTCCGGATGTCAAAATGACGATCCCCGATCACTCTTTTAAGCACATGATCATCCGGCAGCTCCAGGAGGATTTGTTCTATCAGCTCAAATCGCTGAAGATCGCTGGCAAGCTTAAATTTTTTAAAATCAAAAAAATACTCTGGGTTCTCCTGTAATACTTTATTGCAAAAAGCGTGATAGGTAAATATGTGGGCTTCATGAGCAGCAGGACCAATAAACGAAAATAATCTTTCTCTCATGGCCTGGACGCCAGCATCTGAGTAGGTAAGGCAAAGGATTTGGTTGATACTGGTATCGGTTTGATCC encodes:
- the rfbB gene encoding dTDP-glucose 4,6-dehydratase, producing MKENKTIWVTGGAGFIGSHVIRHFLKKYTYNIVNVDALTYAGNLSNLKDIEHYSNYHFAHVDITDQGAIQSVIERHPPDWIIHLAAESHVDRSIMDPLAFVKTNVIGTTNLLLAAKNLWKDQTDKLFYHISTDEVFGSLGPTGFFNEDTPYDPRSPYSASKAASDHLVRAYYHTYHLPIVISNCSNNYGPYQFPEKLIPIVIQNILNKKPVPVYGDGSNVRDWLYVQDHVEAIDLIAHKGKRGDTYAIGGHNELKNIDLVRLLCSIMDQKLGRPVGESADLIQYVKDRPGHDMRYAIDASKLESELHWTPKIMPEKGMEMTIDWYLKEKKWLQEVTTGAYQSYYTQQYQNR
- a CDS encoding SDR family oxidoreductase, translated to MVEKKILITGAAGFLGSHLCDRFIAEGYHVIGMDNLITGSLRNIEHLFKLKEFEFYHHDVSRFVHVPGKLDFILHFASPASPIDYLKMPIQTLKVGSLGTHNLLGLAKEKKSRILIASTSEVYGDPLEHPQREEYWGNVNPIGPRGVYDEAKRFQEAITMAYHNYHGLETRIVRIFNTYGPRMRVEDGRALPAFFSQAIRGEDLTVFGDGMQTRSFCYVDDLIDGIYRLLLSDYHLPVNIGNPDEITLKEAAEEVLSLVGGKSKLLYLPLPVDDPKTRRPDITKAQNLLGWQPKINRTEGFKHTLDYFKQILD
- a CDS encoding ATP-dependent helicase, with the translated sequence MKNQSPSNTPDLFSGLDRKKLKDAFYDALSTLTKDQKKAVELIEGPVMVLAGPGTGKTQVLAARYGYILDQTDTSINQILCLTYSDAGVQAMRERLFSFIGPAAHEAHIFTYHAFCNKVLQENPEYFFDFKKFKLASDLQRFELIEQILLELPDDHVLKRVIGDRHFDIRRLSNQYQNIKKEERDIPKLIQDIRDYIDKMHTEGKYLYQRHNPLTNSKKGDLKKDYYLDKAKFERAIDALQTFYAYQDKMQANQWIDFQDMLIRVKEAFGEHPELLARYQENYQYILVDEFQDTNAIQNNILLKLCEYWENPNLFVVGDDDQAIYRFQGADEQNLINIITRYPSIDIICITENFRSTQALLDSANHVIEKLEHGRVQNQQLSIPPHILAKISKKLVASTTSALNKPPLLQPYQNAQQETLAIFDFCKGHQNLGLNLSELAIICRHTRTMQDLLYLLELEGIPVNLRLGKNILEEPFIQHFLILLRYLDAEYHMYQSGEPYLIQLMYLPYWGLSPNDVAKIAFLERRTRDNKNLAEKILDPASWPEATFEDRSILTQFIQNTQTWIKALPPVQTLPTICEDILRSSGMLQWALQSNDRTWHLRSINTFFQVIKNEIVENPGLTLEKFLGRVTKMENFDLKFPIETGYSSEQGVNLLTAHSAKGREYEKVWIMYAIAADWEGFNITGDQPYKLPDHVSQIEQTRANKPHDERRLFYVAMTRARRELIVSWPLADNENNAQRPSTFVTELRDFLQVDPRPTEVPDTLLKEKMLLIQNKKLTPPALINHELIDEFLQTFVMSSTELNLYLDCPRKFYFEEILKVPRAINAHLGLGISVHEALHEYFYQALKNETFDEEYLVDFFVSSMKRNEWYFTQEEYEGLIRKFSHQLPLFLKQHHTLWKNVTDYKLEYYLDRINFEGIPINGKLDQVLKYGDRSIIVDFKSGRGDSTGSIKKTRTSKKGSQGGDYWRQGAFYKFLLDHDTKNRWDAYQANILFLQPNKLEPEKFECKPYEYSPEDLTLVASQIKETYTKITDHQFDIGCEDSGCDWCNYIKNHELINSRNNFSETQD
- a CDS encoding SLBB domain-containing protein, coding for MSRQHHISLFNNRARFRWFISALVTFICFSISYAQVPNLLNPQRTASLELTRRGITEKELTDKLAEKGVFLDDLQSMTPDEALRFQSVIEQALSELEAEKSGRNLDQFNASDTTVRPPVRKSVLDSSVVSNPAAPVAQKVDSIPYLPAVTTSKTTNTQSSIRANPLDISGLVYGQEIFKNKSLQAYNKSENIKPPDTYVLGVGDIVNVHIFGRSKVDFKNLEINAQGYIQPSSFPRIYIKGLTYSQARQVIRQNLSSYFVFQANEFEVTIDYSREIGINIYGEAEQIGTFNMPATNTAFNALVAAGGPNRIGSVRNIKLIRGKTTKKIDVYEFIANPAVAQDLYLEQNDIIYIPVAERVVSITGAVRRPMRYELTSGENLMKLIEFAAGLREDAFKKSIQIRRYVDDIEKIIDVPLKELMDAKDDFTLLSGDVVSIKTIPLPLEAVVIIDGRVETPGTYAFIEGMRISDLLAKGLVRRGAKTDLAFLMRLNDDGTYSVERINVQAVLDDPTSPSNLTLRRQDRLSIYSLSTYIDAAYVSLSGAVRQGVRLAFDPNKTLRISDLIVMGGGLVEDALDFGYIKRINKDNFVERDYILFNSKKAIESPGSADDLLLEPNDELIVYNDRTFFDQTFVTISGSVRRPGTFAYGPGFTLKDIVIQAGGFTMEAATNRIEVFRVVLDENRPTKTVVANLTLNRDVTLNDQQGQYVLKPFDQIQVRTVPDFKLQQNVTIEGEVQFPGTYALIKDNESLVDLFKRAGGPTAEAFIDGATLYRSEDNTGYIVFRMPRALKDPQSEDNLFLKEGDRLTIPKIIDYVRVEGATDVAELYPEKVIGANNRINIAFEPNRNAKYYVDRYAAGVSRDGSRNRIVVEQPNGRIKKTRNFGIFKVYPKIQKGSVVRVGTRDLPRKRVDSNGVAVVRRTKTPVNWSKVLADTMAQATAVLSFILLIQNVK